A DNA window from Streptomyces sp. CA-278952 contains the following coding sequences:
- a CDS encoding helix-turn-helix transcriptional regulator yields the protein MTITDTTNSTANATANGRATANGAAARGHYRRPDAAHRRTAGPGGAPGGRVSVAVYAEDLILQTGMIHQLRVRPEIELLPEAEADRAQVSLVVVDMVDEPTIQLLHRLQRNTSTRTGLVVGFFESGALQTMIECGVAAVLRRGEADQDRLVHLVRAMANGEGVLPGDLLGKLLDHVSSLQRTVLDPRGLTLSTLTAREAEMIRLVSEGCDTAEIAQKTSYSERTVKNVLHEVATRLELRNRAHAVGYAMRHGLI from the coding sequence ATGACGATCACGGACACGACGAACAGCACGGCGAACGCGACCGCGAACGGCAGGGCGACCGCCAACGGCGCGGCGGCGCGCGGACACTACCGCAGGCCCGACGCGGCGCACCGCCGCACGGCCGGCCCCGGGGGAGCGCCCGGCGGCAGGGTCTCCGTGGCGGTGTACGCGGAGGACCTGATCCTGCAGACCGGCATGATCCACCAACTGCGCGTGCGGCCCGAGATAGAACTGCTGCCGGAGGCCGAGGCGGACCGGGCCCAGGTCTCGCTGGTCGTGGTGGACATGGTCGACGAGCCCACCATCCAGCTCCTGCACCGCCTCCAGCGCAACACCTCCACCCGCACCGGACTGGTCGTGGGGTTCTTCGAGTCGGGCGCCCTCCAGACCATGATCGAGTGCGGGGTCGCCGCCGTGCTCCGGCGCGGCGAGGCCGATCAGGACCGGCTCGTCCACCTGGTCCGGGCGATGGCCAACGGCGAAGGCGTCCTGCCCGGCGATCTGCTCGGCAAGCTGCTCGACCACGTCAGCTCCCTCCAGCGGACGGTCCTCGACCCCCGGGGGCTCACGCTCTCCACCCTCACCGCGCGCGAGGCGGAGATGATCCGGCTGGTCTCGGAGGGCTGCGACACCGCGGAGATCGCGCAGAAGACCTCGTACTCCGAACGCACCGTCAAGAACGTGCTGCACGAGGTCGCCACCCGGCTCGAACTGCGCAACCGGGCCCACGCGGTCGGCTACGCGATGCGGCACGGGCTGATCTGA
- a CDS encoding COG1470 family protein, giving the protein MTVSPGGTATTTLTVRNDGDIVEAYTLEVVGDCAAWSAVEPARVSLYPGTSETVALTFAPPRSHEVRAGDTPLAVRVLPAERPESVVVPEGTVTVEPFHELRTELEPRRRRGWLGARFAAAVQNKGNTPVDVTLAGKQAGEDLRLTFTPDKKRLEPGESAEVRLKVRARKLIWFGEPVSWPFEVRATEGAEGEAEVEQPGGPEPLPGEFAQIPVLPKWLLIVLAALLALLLAWFALVRPAVKSTAEQAATKAAQKETQRGKEQGSTPPGGAENPAGGQGEGAGPDGTGPGTGGSGPAGSGGGGGTGGNGGGGGGGAQHSKTIDVKTPAGSSREGVYKVPAGKVFGVTDIVVANFQGDEGIVTISFGENKITTIALETFRNQDYHWVTPIQVPENATVTASVTCAKPGTPATGTQASGCHQVLNVSGELSDLAR; this is encoded by the coding sequence GTGACGGTGTCGCCTGGCGGTACCGCGACGACCACCCTGACCGTGCGCAATGACGGCGACATCGTCGAGGCCTACACACTCGAGGTGGTCGGCGACTGCGCCGCCTGGAGTGCCGTCGAGCCGGCGCGTGTGTCGCTGTACCCGGGCACCTCCGAGACGGTGGCGCTGACCTTCGCCCCGCCGCGCTCCCACGAGGTCCGGGCGGGTGACACCCCCCTCGCCGTACGGGTCCTGCCCGCGGAGCGGCCCGAGTCGGTCGTGGTCCCCGAGGGCACGGTGACCGTGGAGCCCTTCCACGAGCTCCGCACGGAGCTGGAACCGCGCCGCCGCCGGGGCTGGCTGGGCGCACGCTTCGCCGCCGCGGTGCAGAACAAGGGGAACACCCCGGTCGATGTGACCCTCGCGGGCAAGCAGGCGGGGGAGGATCTGCGGCTCACCTTCACGCCGGACAAGAAGCGACTGGAGCCGGGAGAGTCGGCAGAGGTCCGGCTGAAGGTCCGGGCCCGGAAGCTGATCTGGTTCGGGGAGCCCGTCAGCTGGCCGTTCGAGGTCCGGGCGACCGAGGGCGCCGAGGGGGAGGCCGAGGTCGAGCAGCCCGGTGGACCCGAGCCGCTGCCCGGGGAGTTCGCCCAGATACCGGTGCTGCCCAAGTGGCTGCTGATCGTGCTGGCGGCACTGTTGGCCCTGCTGCTCGCGTGGTTCGCGCTGGTGCGGCCCGCGGTGAAGAGCACGGCCGAGCAGGCGGCGACGAAGGCCGCGCAGAAGGAGACCCAGCGGGGCAAGGAGCAGGGGTCGACGCCGCCCGGCGGCGCGGAGAACCCGGCAGGCGGCCAGGGAGAGGGCGCCGGTCCGGACGGAACGGGCCCCGGTACGGGCGGTTCCGGCCCGGCCGGCTCCGGCGGAGGCGGGGGCACCGGCGGGAACGGTGGCGGTGGCGGTGGGGGGGCGCAGCACTCCAAGACCATCGACGTGAAGACCCCGGCGGGAAGCTCGCGAGAGGGCGTCTACAAGGTTCCTGCCGGGAAGGTGTTCGGCGTCACCGACATCGTGGTGGCGAACTTCCAGGGGGACGAGGGCATCGTGACGATCTCCTTCGGAGAGAACAAGATCACGACGATCGCGCTGGAAACCTTCCGCAACCAGGACTATCACTGGGTCACCCCCATTCAGGTTCCGGAGAACGCCACCGTCACCGCCTCCGTCACCTGTGCCAAGCCCGGCACTCCGGCCACCGGTACGCAGGCTTCCGGGTGCCATCAGGTTCTGAATGTCAGCGGCGAACTGAGCGATCTCGCACGATAG
- a CDS encoding phage tail sheath family protein: MPSYLTPGVYVEEVQSGARPIEGVGTAVAAFVGFAGTGPFHQPTLVTNWDQYVQTFGAFTADTYLAHAVYGFFANGGGAAYVVRIGGPAQGAESSTAQGSVAQAPAPVALGGFLVSAKPGTGDGLSVEIADAEGENPPEDRFRLLVRQGGKAVETYDVSTRKNVKGYLVTQARDSRLVQITEQPGTAQSRPEKQTVALAPAAAGVPGSGVARLDASEYVGDASARTGFSGLEAIDEITMVAVPDLMSAYQRGDIDAEGVKTVQLAVISHCEQMGDRVAVLDTPPGMNAQRVRTWRNEDAGYDSRYAALYYPWVKVFDPASGRNSLVPPSGHVAGVWARSDSERGVHKAPANEVIRGAVDLEIRLSKGEQDLLNPIGVNCVRAFPGRGIRIWGARTLSSDPAWRYLNVRRLFNYLEESILLGTQWVVFEPNDDRLWSSIRRNVTAFLTEEWRRGALFGRTAEEAFYVRCDRSNNPQESIDLGQVVCEIGVAPVKPAEFVIFRLSQFSDSTSLVDE, encoded by the coding sequence ATGCCGTCGTACCTCACCCCCGGTGTTTACGTGGAGGAGGTGCAGTCCGGAGCGCGGCCCATCGAAGGTGTCGGCACCGCGGTCGCAGCCTTCGTCGGCTTCGCCGGGACGGGCCCCTTCCACCAGCCGACGCTGGTGACCAACTGGGACCAGTACGTGCAGACGTTCGGCGCCTTCACCGCCGACACCTATCTGGCGCACGCCGTCTACGGCTTCTTCGCCAACGGCGGCGGCGCGGCCTACGTCGTCCGCATCGGCGGTCCCGCACAGGGCGCGGAGAGCAGCACCGCTCAGGGCTCGGTCGCCCAGGCCCCCGCCCCGGTCGCGCTCGGCGGGTTCCTGGTCTCCGCGAAGCCCGGCACGGGCGACGGCCTCTCCGTGGAGATCGCCGACGCCGAGGGCGAGAACCCCCCGGAGGACCGCTTCCGGCTGCTGGTGCGCCAGGGCGGCAAGGCCGTGGAGACGTACGACGTCTCCACGCGCAAGAACGTCAAGGGCTACCTGGTCACCCAGGCCCGCGACTCCCGGCTCGTCCAGATCACCGAGCAGCCCGGCACGGCGCAGAGCCGCCCCGAGAAGCAGACCGTCGCCCTCGCCCCGGCCGCCGCGGGCGTCCCCGGCTCCGGTGTGGCACGGCTCGACGCCTCGGAGTACGTGGGTGACGCCTCCGCGCGTACCGGGTTCTCCGGCCTCGAGGCGATCGACGAGATCACGATGGTCGCCGTCCCGGACCTGATGAGCGCCTACCAGCGCGGCGACATCGACGCCGAGGGCGTCAAGACCGTGCAGCTGGCGGTCATCTCGCACTGCGAGCAGATGGGCGACCGGGTCGCCGTCCTCGACACCCCGCCGGGCATGAACGCCCAGCGTGTGCGCACCTGGCGCAACGAGGACGCCGGTTACGACTCGCGTTACGCGGCTCTCTACTACCCGTGGGTCAAGGTCTTCGACCCGGCGAGCGGCCGCAACTCCCTGGTCCCGCCGAGCGGTCACGTGGCCGGCGTCTGGGCGCGCAGCGACAGCGAGCGCGGCGTCCACAAGGCCCCCGCCAACGAGGTCATCCGGGGCGCGGTGGACCTGGAGATCCGCCTCAGCAAGGGCGAGCAGGACCTCCTCAACCCGATCGGCGTGAACTGCGTCCGCGCCTTCCCCGGCCGCGGCATCCGCATCTGGGGCGCGCGTACCCTCTCGTCCGACCCGGCCTGGCGCTACCTCAACGTGCGCCGCCTGTTCAACTACCTCGAGGAGTCCATCCTCCTGGGCACCCAGTGGGTGGTGTTCGAGCCGAACGACGACCGCCTCTGGTCGAGCATCCGGCGCAACGTCACGGCGTTCCTCACGGAGGAGTGGCGACGCGGTGCGCTGTTCGGCCGCACAGCGGAGGAGGCGTTCTACGTCCGCTGCGACCGGAGCAACAACCCGCAGGAGTCGATCGACCTCGGTCAGGTCGTCTGCGAGATCGGGGTGGCCCCGGTGAAGCCCGCGGAGTTCGTGATCTTCCGTCTCTCGCAGTTCTCCGACAGCACCAGCCTCGTCGACGAGTGA
- a CDS encoding phage tail protein, producing MAEGDALSTHIFGVQLGGYLVESIQEISGMTVEEEVVEVRQVTADGKQIIRKQPGARQAGEVTITRGLDKSSEFTTWIKETLNNGAVDTARQNLTIEIKDSTGETVRRIQLMQGWASKWEGPSLKAGESSAATETVTITFEEIVVE from the coding sequence ATGGCAGAGGGCGACGCTCTTTCCACCCATATCTTCGGCGTACAGCTCGGTGGCTATCTCGTGGAGTCCATCCAGGAGATCAGCGGCATGACCGTCGAGGAAGAAGTCGTCGAGGTCCGTCAGGTGACCGCCGACGGCAAGCAGATCATCCGCAAGCAGCCGGGCGCCCGCCAGGCGGGCGAGGTGACGATCACCCGCGGGCTCGACAAGAGCAGCGAGTTCACCACCTGGATCAAGGAGACCCTCAACAACGGGGCCGTCGACACCGCGCGGCAGAACCTCACGATCGAGATCAAGGACTCGACCGGTGAGACCGTCCGCCGCATCCAGCTGATGCAGGGCTGGGCCTCCAAGTGGGAGGGCCCGTCACTCAAGGCCGGCGAGTCCAGCGCGGCGACCGAGACGGTGACCATCACCTTCGAGGAGATCGTGGTCGAATGA
- a CDS encoding DUF6760 family protein, producing the protein MTYALPRLREEIAYVAYHFHWQREDILDLTHGERQQWVREIARINTRVNEGG; encoded by the coding sequence GTGACGTACGCGCTTCCCCGGCTGCGGGAGGAGATCGCGTACGTCGCCTACCACTTCCATTGGCAGCGTGAGGACATTCTCGACCTCACCCACGGCGAACGTCAGCAGTGGGTGCGGGAGATAGCGCGGATCAACACCCGCGTCAACGAAGGCGGGTGA